Within the Miscanthus floridulus cultivar M001 chromosome 2, ASM1932011v1, whole genome shotgun sequence genome, the region TCCTTTCCCTGCTGGTTGCGCAGAGGCTTTTTATCCCTAGGAGGAGGTCAAATTTTTCGGTCTCTCCGCTTTCAGGCAGTTTTTTCCTACTACAAATTGGCTTTTTATCCGTGTATGTTTGAGAACTAGTGCCAACTGCCAACGTTAACaagtggtagtagtagagatCTACCGATCTAGATCCCTGCGGTTCCCTGTGCCGACCTGAGATGACAGATGAGCAAGGGGCTAGGGGATTTGGTcagagacacacacacacacaaaaaaaaacaccACGCTCAGACATTTCATAACCTTGTAAGgccataagtcaggtgacttattaagtcagcTAACTGAAAActagtgacttataagtcatgcctgtttagttatagatgacttataagtttattaaaggtgtgggccccacgcggaaaagggtgacttataagttttaagcaggggtgaaccaacttaaaacttataagtagggatgacttataagttggtggtgtttgacaaaataaattatttatttcactttttaacttataagtaggtgacttatttggaaccaaacatgccctaatttACTCCCTGACTACCTGTGATAAGCAGCAAAATTCTTGTGACATCATAGGTGAAACGTATTGCTTATTATCCGATCCTTACTAGAGAGCCAATAGTTTGAGCTTAACAATTTTAGTACAAGTACACAACTAATGAACTACAATGCAAACATTATAGTTTCCAGCATTACTGCTCTAGCAAAAATATACACACTACATAATAATAAAGACATCATaagtttcagaaaaaaaaataggTGCATAAATAGAAAACGGGAGGGGGACAAAGAAGAGTTTGTCTACtgcacaaccatgtgttttatacaattccaacacatgaatttttttgcacaATAAGATTAAGATTCAACAGCCTccatccttcttctacctctagccttctTCTATCTCCAGACAAttacaagatcacagatccataTATCACAAATTACATATCACagaaaacaattttttttatgGAAGGACAAAATTCAGAGGGTTGGTTCCTGCTGGTGTCACGTCGTGGGTCGTGTCGCGTCATGGCCGGTGCTGCGCACGCTGCTGTGCACCGGTGGTGTCGCGTCATGGGTCGCGTCGCGTCATGGCCAGTGCTGCGCTCCGCTGCTGGTGCGCTGCTGGCATGAGGGACGCAGATCCGATGGACGCAAATAAACACCCATGGATTAAAattcatatatttttttttactaaaacatATATATGTTGTATAACATTTCTGTTCTCTAATAGAGAAGTTCTCTCGGAGAATCGGAAATGTAGACCATTGATTTGATCTCTCTGTTCCTTTTACCAGTCCAATGCAAGTTTAGAAAGAAAAAAATGACACTAGCTATACCGTGTCAACGAGGCTGGAGTGGCTGGAGTAGCATGGATCCATACGCCGTGTGGAAATTTGTCACCCCAATTCAGATAGGGTCCAGCTTCCTGAAGTCAAGAACTGATGATGGAGGTTGCAAAGGACAAATCGCATTCTTGGCCGTACCTAAACGGGGGCTAACCTATGGCCCTTCCTAATCCTCCTCTCTTCCTCTACGTGTCCGAGAGAGAGCTGCGTGGACGCATTTCTCAAACCATATTTTTAGTACCACTACTACTCGCTGCGTTTGGTCAGGCCAGCGTGATTGGGCTCGGCGGATGCAGAAAGTGTCTGACGTGGAGGCTGGAGCAGCAAAGTTTCCAACGTGCCGTTCTTTGGCATAGCAACTGGCGTTTATATTATCACAGGCATTCAGAATCTTGTGAACATATCCGCAAGATTCGCCAGCTAATCACAATGGAGGGTGGCAAGACCTGATAACATATAGAAAGTCCGGTCCTTTGACGCAGTAGGAGCGGTGTGTCTACACATTGTTTATTGATCTTTGTTCATGTCTTAGTATACAAAACACAAGAAATAGGAGCGTAGTAGTTGAAATCTCATGGCTATGAAAAGGCGTACGTAGATGTTGCTAttacaacaacaaaaaaatgCATTTTTCCCCTTTTGACCCGACCTAGCTCTACACTGACTAGCTTCTGAATGTCACATGTATGTATTATTACACCATTTCCCAATCACTGAGTGAGCATAAAAGAAAAGGCTGGCCTCTGATATTTCTTCACATGGAGAACAGAGGAAGGAAGCAAGTGCAGAGTACAGATCCTGTAGACCTGTACTGCAATTGGATGAGGACCGATAGAAGTGGCGATAAAAAGGGCTGCTTGGCCAGTTGCCAATTTCCAGCCATCTAACTCAtttcgtcttcttcttctttttttcaaaaTGAAAGTGTTTGACTTTTGCCATCGAAGCAAGAGGGCCGGGGGAACGCCATCAAGTCTCCACGGGGCGCACCAGCACCAGCAGTCCAGCACCAGGCCACCAGCACATCGACCTGCGCTTGTTGGCTTTGACCTCTCCTCCTTCCTGCCTGTGCCTGGTCCCCCGATATTTTTGACCCTCTCTTTTGCCCCACTATTCTAGTTGGTGCAGAGTCACCTTGTGAAGACTGAACAAAAGGCATGTAAACCCACTGGCTGGTGCTTGTGTCACTCGAAGACTCACAATTGCGCGTCACCATATATAAATTCTTCTTTGGAACGCTCGAATTTCACGACGTCGAAAGATCAGGCGATCCAACAGTACTCGACACTTTCTGAAATCATGGATTTCTGCTACAGAAAATTTCAGCTTTGTAGTCTTCTCAGAATCGGAGTAATAtcatcgaacaattttgagactACTCTGGTCAGTCCAGTGGAGCAGATAGCTGAGACTCGAGAATCTGAAACATTTTTTAGGCCGTCGTCGCGTGAATTTTACCGGAAGCAGACGATGTGAGCCAATCCGGAGGCCATCTGGGCGACAGGGACGGGTGCACGGGCCACACGGCACTCAGCACCAATCCCTTCGCCGATCTCTCCCCAGAtctttctttccttcttttttgCCATGTTCGCTTAAtttataagtcatactttttcgaccaacgaacggtatttttctctcacgacaaatcagttaacagtactttcagtcatggcttatcagccaaaccaaCAATGCACGTTGCCTTACGCCCTGACGCCCGGCTCGGTTGGTTAGAATCTTGCCCAATCTTTAGCGATGGACACCGACGCGACGCCACGCCACGCGCGCTAGAATCCCGTGCAGCTCGACGGGGACGTCTTTGTGCTCTGCTCTGCTGCCTCTATTCCTCGCGTCTCTCGGTCTCAGGGGCCATCAGCTTTCACATGAGAACCAGAAAATTGGGTCATCAGCTTCACTCAAATCGCCAGCAAACATGAGGATAAGAAACCTACCGTTCATGTTAGCATCACATCGAGACTTTTGGCAGTTTATGTCAGCTTCGCAGCAATTTATTAAGAAATCCGACCAAGacaataaataaaatataaatgAATCAAGAAGAATTGGAGATTCGATTGCACAAGGGCATGAGGAGGACGCTCGAGTTCGGTCCAGAGTCTATCCAAGAGTCCAGTGACCCCACCTCAAATGGACGGATCCCGGCAACCGCCACCTGACTACGACAATGACAGGAGACCACGCCGCACAACCAAACAGCTAAAAcagaagagactccgaccttacAGATTCACATTCTGCCCGTGCAGTGTGTACCCCTCGGAACCGAAAAATCCCGGAATCTGACCACAATCGAACGAAGAAACTGAACTACCCGGTAGATGGTGTCAGTAGGTGAAAACGGTGCAAATAGCGTTACAGAAACGTTGCAACGTTGACCCACTTTGACATGCCATCCACATGACAAAAACAGCTGCAGTTTAGGTGACCCATACAAAATAACCTGATGTCCTCTAAACAAATGGAGGAGCAAAGCAACCAGTACCAAGTCAGTGGGAAGAAACAGAAAAAAGTGGTTGCACTACTGCTACAAACTTCATCCATATCAGAAGCTAAAAGGATGAAAGATTCACTGAAAAGTGGAAAACCCTGAAATCCTAAGAGACAAGCGCTAGTGCTCTTCTTTGCCTTTACGGCTCCATGACCACTAGTGGGTCATTTGAGGAGACCAAACAATATCATCCCCAACCCTGAGCATAAACATGGTGGCCCATAAACTCAGAAAGAACGCACTTGAAGCCACACAGATAATTTTATGTCCCTACATTTTCAGAGAGCGCAGAGCGGTTAGTAAACAGTTGATAACTTCATTAGACATTGAGGAACCTACTTTACTGGTAATGTTCGTAAAGTGCCATCGACTCCCACAAGTTAAAAATTTCACACCACTCACACAGCTCCTAACTGTTCCATGATTACACATTCTGCAAAACAAAATCACCCAGCCTTTTGGGTTTTAGAAGATCTGGATGGCAGGTTGCTACTTCGTCTTGGTAAAATGAGGGGCAAGCAGCTTCGAAACAGTAAAGCCGGTGAACGTTTCAACTCCTAATAGGTCCTTCAGTTTCTCATCGCAGATTATTTTCCTCCGATCAGATGGATCCTACCACCATAGAAAGGAGGAAAGCAATTAAAAACAGGATTGATATTATTCAAAGGAATAAGCACAAGACATAGGAAACATAATGATAGGATTAGTTCAGTCTTCCTTACTACTATTTCCATAGGATCAATCTCAATGACTACGAACTCCAAATAATTCTGGGGCACGTGCAAATACATGAACAAATGGTGAGCTAAACAAACAGAGAAACAGATAAACTCCAGGGCCAGATTTGTTCAACTCAATCAGTGCCTTGATTTTCCAGCCCAGATTTATTCGATTTGAAATGTTTAGTAAAAGACTTTTCCCCAGGGCTTTGTTAATTGGAATGCAAAGAAGAATGCAGCTCAGCAGCATCAGTGCATCACTGAGATTGAAATTTAGGAAAACAACATTGAAAATTGGTTGGACTGGAAACTAGCATCCAAAAGACGGAAAATACAAATAATATAAAATATTCGCCATCGAGACCACCTTTTTCTTTTTAACAGATCAACTAGTTAACAGTTTAACACAAGAATAGACATGACAAAATTGTCTGTGGTGCACTGCAAACAAAAAATTTCATCTTGAATTAGGCGTCTGAATAGTTGGAATGGATTAAGGTGAATGGACATGGAGCTCATCGCTTCATCAGGAGGAGATGCAAGTGTTGGTTTTATAATCCTTTATCATGATCGACAGATAGCTCTTTCAACCTGGTCAGTTAGTGAGTGTGCTTGTGCTGAAGAAGTAGAAGTTATAGCTTCTTAAGAAACACTGCAGCTTGCTGCGGAGTGGGTGTAGAAACTGACTAAACTTTAGTTGGATTGTGCAAGTGTGGTATCGACATATTGTTTGACATCGATGGAGAGTCAGATCACACTGGTGTGGCATTTTCAACAAATCACCTTCCAGAGAGATATTAAGGGAGTGCAATAGAGTAGCTCATGAATTAGTTCAATTAGCTAGATGAACGATGCATCGTGCAGTGTGGCGGCCATAAGCACCAGTCTGTATTACAAAGTTACTCGAAGCGAATGTAGTTTTCCTGAACTAATCAAGTAGTCCCTTTCCCACACACAAAAAAAGAATGAGTTAGAAGATAAAACAAAAATGGAGAAGTGCATATCCTACCAGCCTATATATAGGTTAAGGAGACAAGGGATGCAATCCTACCTTGTGGCTGACACCCTAATGACAATGCATCTGCAGAAACACCCCTGATATTATTTACGAGAACATCACCGATTGCAACATTACTTCCTAAGATTTGATCTTTGTGTTGCTACTGAGCTGATGTTCCTTGACTGTTGCAATATACTCCCTAAGTCCCTTGataaatcaacttctagagttgtcctaagtcaaactttcttaagtttgaccaattttATACAAAAGAGTACTAACATCTATGACAGAAAAAGAAGTatagtatgaaaatatatttcatgtcatatctaactatactaattttgtgtcataaatataagtttttttctataaattcagtcaaacgtaaaaatgtttgacttaggacaactacagaagttgatttattcaaggacggagggagtatatggcAACAAATGCCTACATAttcaatcatgatgcatgctaaTTCTTGCAACAAACTTATAATGGCACACAAGGGTACTTGGGTTTGGCTATTCAGTGACTATTTGAGAAGACAAGTTCACAGCatatctcttataatccgtacttttcaacttgttttttcagccggaacagtgtttttctctcacaacaaatcagccagaacagtgtttcggcttgtttttttcagcaaagcgaacggggcctaaaaagGGTGAATTCCTCTACCTAGACCAATCATACATCAGTCTGCTGAGTTATGCGCCACTTATTTGAATGTCCAACAAGTGACACTAGGCATGAGGCTGCAGAAGAACCATAGAATGGTTAATGGTAAACTAACACTTGCAAATACAATTTGGTTGGGCTGTGGCCCATGAAAGCTCAAACCTACAAGGCTATAACGCCAGTACTGTAATAAGGGTTTTGAAAGTCTGTTTTCAATAATTTCCCAGACCTTTGCTGGGAGCCAGGAGACATCTCACTGCATTCTGTTCTCTTATTTTCTTTCACAACAGTTTTCAAGAAGTCCAACATAACATGTCAAAAGTGCCCTAGAATTTTCCATCCCTGCTACCCACAGGGATTTTTCCAGTTACTGACAGTAATGGGCTGGTTGCTGCTGCAATTTAGAACTCTGGCTATTGGCCATAGTGGATAGGCATACAGCCTATTTCTAGAAGGCGactgaaataaaaaaaaagggcCTGAAAGAAAATAGAACTCGAGTATTAGCTACTCTAGAGCATCTGCTGAGGTGGCTTCTACGCATTGCCTAGTGAATAATGAATAAGAATATAGTAGTAGATTATACAGTACTTGCAGATGATCTAGACCAGGGTAATAAACTATATACTAGGAAGTTGTTAGCCTTAGCCCTTAGCAGGGCAATATCATTCACTGCGTAACAATTTCATGAGTTCATATGCTCTATACTATTTCATGATAACAGTGGATCCAAAAGTTATAGTTTCTCTGCCCTCATATAGCTCGAATTCCAAATACAACCCCACATATAATAATTACATAATGCAAGAGTACAATAAAAAAACAGCATATCATATGGTATGCATATTCAATCATGAAAAGAAGCCTTAAGGTTCACAAAAAAGAGTCTCCAGCTTGAACAACTGAACCACTCTATCAATATGTATTGATAAGGCTAAGCATTTCACATTGATGGCAAAAACAGCAACACGGTATCCAGGGGAAGGAATTTACCTGTAGGTTGTTCTCTTTTATGTAGTCCCACATTTTCTTCACAACATCAGATCGTGATAACATGCTCTCACCAGTGCCGATAAATTTCACTAAATCATCCGAAAGTTGAAGGGGCACAAGAAGACCAGATCCAGCTCCTGAAGAGCCACCCTTTTGCTTCTTTCCTGCAAAGGATATTTCATCAACAGGCTGGTGAGAACAGAAACTCATGATTGTGTTAAGACACATATATATGTCTAACCTTCATTCCTGTCTCTCTTTTGTGGCTTCTCTTTGGGTGTTGATCTGTCAGGAGAGACAGGACCTGGCAAATCATAGTCAAATTAGTACTTTGGAGCTAGAACTGGTGAGTGTTAATAAAATAGAGATAGGTTAGCCAAAACAGTTGATAAAAATAATCTAATCATCATGGGGCATGGAACATGGAGCTCATTATTTTACTCTTGTGCAAACATGTTAAATGGCACTATGCTTAACTAAACCAATAAACAAAGCTGGGAAACAAACCAGGAAGAATTTAAGCTCACATGAAATGTTTTTTATAAGTGTCCACATAAAGAGTTTTTTAATGGCTCAATCAAGTTCAGATTTGCATTTTTCTTCCTAGATGTGAACATCTTTGTCGATAATACAGCCTTCCTTGTTCATTATTTTCCTTCTGGGACTTTTTCTATGTTCATTTCCTTTTTAACATTCCACAGCAACTCTACTAGCTCCAGACATGGAGACTGGTACACACATAATTAGTGTACAATGGATCAGTACCCTCAGAATTCAATGGCCAGATATGCTTGGTCAAAGCTTTATTCATTTGGAACATATCAATCGAATTGACATTGAAGATCTTCTTCAATCTCTCATCGGGCAAAATCTTCCTCCTATTGTTTTGGTCTTGCAGATTATTTTCTCGAATATATGCCCAAAGCTTCTTGACAACCTGAAAGCAAACAAGCACAGCAAGAAAGAAGTCAGTGATATTATCCTCTTCATGATTAATTGGTATCACTCATCCAATGCAAGATAGACATAGGACAGTAATCAGGTAACGGTGTTTACCTCTGTCCTGGCTAACTCAGAGGCGCCGACAAACTCTTGAAGTGCCGGGGAAAGACTGCATAATTTTGTAAAGCCACCACCCCTTTTCTTGCCATCATTACCCCTATTTAACACGATGTGATTATACAGAAAGAACCAGAATTACCAATAAGAAAAGTTGTGCACATGTGTAAAGTAAACCTGTTTAACAGTTTAAACTGTCAAGAAATATGACACAAATATGCATGCTGTCATGATAAGTTGGATTCTAATCTTATAAGCCATGTAAGACTAAAGTTCCAAAGTAACTATAAGCACAGGAATAATGGTAAACAAAGATTCAGGTGGGTAAAAACTGAGAACAAATATCTATAATAAACCCAACGCCAACGGTATTAGAACTACCAATGTCCCACATATTTAAGAAATACTCCATTGTGATCCTGAATCCTGAGTTATCAAAGAATATAGTGAAAAAAAGGAATGAAAAATGAGAATCGAATTAAAACTAACTAGTATGGATGATAGCCACTGATAGGCTATCCTGTTAATGAACTTTAAAGATACTAGTACCAGGAGTACGATATTCCATCGTAATCAAAATCGAAATAACAGTTCGTTGAGTTTGTGGAATTAACAAACACCAGTGCAACCTTTCAATGTACCATAGTAAAAAGGAACAGACATGAATACAACATTCCATAACTCATGTCATCTTTGAAGATATCCAAGGCTCCAAGCAAATCCAAATAGCTAAGTTTTCACACTTCATGTCATGTGTTGGGATTTATTTGTTGATGAGATAGCAAGAGATAGTTGTGGCAATATTCTGGGCATCTCCCTGAACCTTGTCAGCGCTGCTGAGGTGCTGGGATCAACTACTGCACCACCTAGGCAGGGCTGAGGAGGAGACTAAGATGATGAATTGAAGCTTGGTTGGCTTGCATAATGCCATTTAGGGATAAATTTCCAATCCGACTTGGGCTCCATAAAGAAATAACTTTCCAACACACCAGTGATAAGATATGGTTACCAATCTCAATCTAAAATTAGCTAACTTAACTCTGGACTGGTTTTCCGAAGATGCAGCGACTTTGTCAGACCTACTGTGCCTAGCAGAGGTTATGtaccccacatgacatctccagCCCTTATAAGGGAGAATATCCAGCGCACACAGAGTGTAGTGAGTCCGGCGCACACAAGAGTGCAGTGAGTCCCTTTAGGATGTAAATGAAACTACTCAGAGGGTACAAAAAGCAGGAGTGAAATAGTCACAGCATGTCTactttagggcttgtttggctgcacaACAATCCATCATAATCCACATGGGTTGGGCGATATTAGGGTGGAAAATTAGTTAATTTCTCACCCTAATGCCTCCCAACCCATGTAGATTGGGGTGGATTGAtgtgcagccaaacaagcccttacaaggaTATTATGCTTCATGAAGAAATTAGCAACATTCATGGAGTTTAGCACAAGAAATTCACCAAATGGGTTGGGAGATAGTTGTGGCAATATTCTAGCTTGCGTGAAACATAAAAATCTACGGAAGCCGGAAGGTGGGAGGTGCGAGAAACAAGACAGAAGAACACAAATTCACCAATCTCGCACAAGAACAATCATTTCTAGACCATCCTAATTAGGCTATGCAAGCCATAAACCACAAAATATGCAAGGACAGGTGCTTCTTTTGGCATTTCCATGACAAATCTGGAAGTAAGAAAAACTGAGTCACATAAAGCAGAAAACACCATAAATCAGCTGCTAGATTGCACTAAAGTCGCAAAAAATAAAATAACCAGCTTCATGCGGTAAACAAGCAATACCAAAGGCACGCGACATCTTACAATATCCGGGCCAAAAATCACACCACCGACGCTAAACAAACAACCATTTCCTACTGTGCAATCCAGAATCCTCCAGGAAGGAATGCCGAGCTGAACCCTCGAATCCCCATCACTATTCGCATCGACAATCACACCACAAACGCACGGTGCCATTCCCTCACGATTCGCCCAAACGACGCATCACAGAATCCTAAACGAAGCAGCAAATGCAAAGGGAGAGAGACGGAGAGCAAAAGCCCCTCACCGCTGCTTCTTCCGGGCGCCGCTGCTATCCCCATCCTCGtcttcgtcctcgtcctcctcttcctcatcctccccctcgccctcctcctccaccccctctccctcctccgcctccgcctgcgGCTCCTCCTCCTTAGGCACCGGCgcctcctcgggctcctcctccttgggctcctcCGGCTCGGCCTTGGCGGCGACCTCGGCGAGGAAGAGGTCGACCTGCTCCCGGATGAAGGCCTTCTTGTGGGAGAGGTCGGCGCCGAAGTCCTCCTCGAGGCGGCGGCGCAGGGCAGCGGTGGTCGTGGTGTTGAGGTCCGACGACCGCAGCACCTCCTGCAGCCGCTCCACCAGCTCCGAGTCCGACACCATCGCCGCCCGGTCGGTTTGGGAGTCTCTGGCTGGCTGGCGCACGGGTGCCGGGGTTTCGCCTGGTTTGGTTTGCGTGGGCTGAAATGCGGCGGCTTGCGGGCGTTGGGCCGCCCAAATACACCGTCACTCACGTCATGTGCCTCGAGTGAGAGGGGGGTCTGTTGCCTTCTCTCTCTCAATGTGTCGTAATTCGTAAATGCTGCGATCGTTGCTGTCTAGTAGCACGTGACCTATGGCTACTGTTATTTTcacgtcccaaattataagtcgttttgtcatttctagattcatagcttatactgcgtatctagacataatataggTGCGTAGCAAAAAGCTATGAAACTAGAAAACCCAAAACATCTCGTAATTTGGAATGGAAAAAGCATgtttcatgaataattcacttgaTAGCAATATATTTACTTAGAATTTCAATATTGACAAGAATATATGGAATTGTTTCCATTACGTAACAACTCATTGGCTTTGTCCCTTCTAGTGAATTAGTTGCTATCCctgtattttaaattataagttattatgtttttctagatacattgaagGATAGGTCTAGAAATCATGTCATAGATTTAATGATGTAGTGCATCCCTTATTCTATCTTAACGATGTGGCAGCTGATGTAGTCCTATGTGATGTTTTTTTCTAGCTATGATTTGACAGGCATGGTTAAATCTTGATATATATTATTGCATACTTACCTAGCATTAAATGGTACTACCCCCTTCAATCAGGTAGTGAAAGAGTAAACCATTGCCTTGCAAGTGGGCTAATGACATTGTATCGTCATTAGATTTCAAAAATAATCCACTTGATTGCACTACATCCATTGTAAATTTGGGTGGCAAGGGTGCCTATGTTAAGATGAAACTTAATCTTCATGTCATGTACCAATCTTTAAGTAACTAGATGGGTTAAGGTATGCATCGCTTAAAACAACACGGTGAAagccctaatttggttttggataattgataaaacctatGGACTAATCCTTGAGCCAAGTGTGTAGACAAGAGAGGATGGTCCAAGTGgtagagctagatgatggtcaaggTGATGGTGATGACTAAAAGAGATAATCAAGTGCtctaacttagaaaagaagaaagagaaaaacaaaaaccaagtgttaatcaaggcaaaggtatcaaataggtttttattttggtgatcaagacactataaagagtgtgatcacatatatgatcgatagccatactataaagagggagaATCTTTGGTTAAGTGGTTATCAAGTGCCGCTAGGTGAAATtataattgcatatgcattagggacctagtgtgctaacaattaacccttaAAAAATACTtgagaaaatgctaacacatatgcacatggGTTATACacattgtggttagcaacttggaagcaagggtgaagtgtttgagaagatagaaaaagaaaaggaggagactgTCTAGGACCAGACCCTAGCTCTGCCAGGACAGGACCCTAACAGGCCGAGTCCGGTCATGCCCTGGGCAGAGGCCGAAGGggccaagtgatgaccggacccaACGAGAAGTTGTGATTGGACCCTGTTCTCAGAGTCCAGCTGTGCTGCTCTGTGTGCGGTGGTGACGTGGCAAGGACTGGACCCAGGTGCTGAGTCCAGTCAGGGTACACCGGACTCGGTCCGAAGCACTCGGGAGCTCTCTGTTTGTTTCTAGATGCGATCGGACCCTGCTTGACTCGTTAGGACCGGACCTAacgctggt harbors:
- the LOC136517371 gene encoding upstream activation factor subunit spp27-like; translated protein: MVSDSELVERLQEVLRSSDLNTTTTAALRRRLEEDFGADLSHKKAFIREQVDLFLAEVAAKAEPEEPKEEEPEEAPVPKEEEPQAEAEEGEGVEEEGEGEDEEEEDEDEDEDGDSSGARKKQRGNDGKKRGGGFTKLCSLSPALQEFVGASELARTEVVKKLWAYIRENNLQDQNNRRKILPDERLKKIFNVNSIDMFQMNKALTKHIWPLNSEGPVSPDRSTPKEKPQKRDRNEGKKQKGGSSGAGSGLLVPLQLSDDLVKFIGTGESMLSRSDVVKKMWDYIKENNLQDPSDRRKIICDEKLKDLLGVETFTGFTVSKLLAPHFTKTK